A DNA window from Aureibaculum sp. 2308TA14-22 contains the following coding sequences:
- the fdhF gene encoding formate dehydrogenase subunit alpha — MKAYINNIAHTIKHGETILDFVRRIEEKDAIPTMCQDDRLDNFGSCRVCSVEVAREKNGITKTMASCHTPASEGLYIYHNTDKMKRLRKNIVELVLTDYPADKIFPADDKKPTEFQKTIAQIGIPNIRYPKGDNHLDIKPDKAHPYIKSDLSQCINCYRCVRACEEIQGEMILNMSGRGFATNIIKGFDTTFDESACVSCGACVQTCPTEALTDKFETKTLIADKTVRTTCTYCGVGCQLDVSVIDGKIRGIQAPETAEVNEGHTCLKGRFAFQFYDHPDRLREPMIKKNGKFEVVSWDEAYDFIANKLIEIKNKYGVDAIGGISSSRATNEENYLMQKMIRVALGTNNIDGCARVCHAPTAYGMQQAFGTGAATNSVEDLKETDAVFLFGANPIKGHPVTGAKIKQAFMKGVVSIVVDPVKTKLAELATHFLQIRPGTNVAILNMIAHYIVSENLVKQDFIDTYTEKYNDFKKHVSGLDMDELSELTGVDKQSVKRAAIAYATAERAMEFHGLGVTEHFQGSKTVMLLSNIAMMTGNVGRKGVGLNPLRGQNNVQGAADMGVQPHQGAGYLDVNDPKIQQYYAEKYGIAKMPEKEGLKIPDMLDAAIDGKIKALYIMGEDTIMTDPNTNHSIKAFENLDLIVVQELFMTATSEMADVVLPASSYFEKNGTFTNGERRVQRVNKVIEPIGNTKPDGQIIIDMMHKLGYDQPTGLTYDAAKVIEEIADVIPFMKGLTWEGLGKNGLQWPIKEDGTDTKMLHIDGAFKKGKGKFHYFDFEESPEIVEHGANYPFILTTGRELEHYNSGTMTRRTDNQDILSKDYLEVNPKDAKIKGITNEDIVRIFSDRGSVNIPVKISKNVKKGILRTTFHQPEVFINIITGSVGDKETMTPEYKVVAVDFEKV; from the coding sequence ATGAAAGCATATATAAACAATATAGCACATACCATAAAGCATGGAGAAACAATTCTTGATTTTGTGAGAAGAATTGAAGAAAAAGATGCTATTCCCACCATGTGTCAAGATGATCGATTGGATAATTTCGGCTCATGCCGAGTATGTTCCGTAGAAGTGGCCCGAGAAAAAAATGGTATTACTAAAACTATGGCTTCATGCCATACCCCTGCTTCAGAAGGACTTTACATTTATCACAATACCGATAAAATGAAACGCCTGCGTAAAAATATAGTTGAATTGGTGTTGACCGATTATCCAGCAGACAAAATTTTCCCCGCAGACGACAAAAAACCTACAGAATTCCAAAAAACCATTGCTCAAATTGGCATTCCTAATATTCGTTACCCAAAAGGTGATAATCACCTGGATATCAAACCAGACAAAGCTCATCCCTATATAAAATCTGATTTATCGCAATGTATCAATTGCTATCGTTGTGTGCGTGCTTGTGAAGAAATTCAAGGTGAAATGATATTGAATATGTCGGGACGTGGCTTTGCTACAAATATCATCAAAGGATTTGATACTACTTTTGACGAGTCGGCCTGTGTTTCGTGTGGTGCCTGCGTACAAACTTGCCCTACCGAAGCCTTAACAGATAAATTTGAAACCAAAACACTTATTGCCGATAAAACTGTCCGAACTACCTGTACCTATTGTGGTGTGGGATGCCAATTAGATGTTTCTGTAATTGATGGAAAAATAAGAGGTATTCAAGCACCCGAAACCGCTGAAGTAAATGAAGGGCATACTTGCTTAAAAGGTCGTTTTGCATTTCAATTTTACGATCATCCAGACCGCTTGCGTGAGCCGATGATTAAGAAAAATGGAAAATTTGAAGTAGTAAGTTGGGATGAAGCCTATGATTTTATTGCCAACAAACTCATTGAAATAAAGAATAAATACGGTGTAGATGCTATTGGTGGAATATCCTCATCAAGAGCTACTAATGAAGAAAATTACCTAATGCAGAAAATGATTCGTGTAGCATTGGGTACTAACAACATTGATGGTTGTGCTAGAGTTTGTCATGCCCCAACAGCTTACGGTATGCAACAAGCATTCGGTACAGGTGCGGCTACCAATTCTGTTGAAGATCTTAAAGAAACCGATGCCGTTTTCTTATTCGGAGCAAATCCCATAAAAGGACATCCCGTAACAGGAGCCAAAATTAAACAAGCTTTCATGAAAGGCGTCGTTTCAATCGTGGTTGATCCGGTAAAAACCAAATTAGCAGAGTTAGCTACTCATTTTCTACAAATTAGACCAGGAACCAACGTTGCTATACTGAATATGATAGCCCATTATATTGTTTCCGAAAATTTGGTAAAACAAGATTTTATAGATACTTATACCGAAAAGTACAACGACTTTAAAAAACATGTAAGTGGTTTGGATATGGATGAACTATCTGAACTTACCGGTGTTGACAAACAATCGGTAAAAAGGGCTGCTATAGCCTATGCTACTGCAGAAAGGGCTATGGAGTTCCACGGTTTGGGCGTAACAGAACATTTTCAAGGAAGTAAAACCGTAATGCTGCTTTCAAATATTGCAATGATGACAGGTAATGTAGGAAGAAAAGGTGTCGGACTGAACCCTTTACGCGGACAGAACAACGTGCAAGGAGCAGCGGATATGGGCGTACAGCCCCATCAAGGAGCAGGATATTTGGACGTAAATGACCCAAAAATTCAACAATATTATGCAGAAAAATACGGTATTGCCAAAATGCCAGAAAAAGAAGGCCTAAAAATTCCGGATATGCTTGACGCCGCTATAGATGGTAAGATAAAGGCGTTATATATCATGGGTGAAGACACTATTATGACCGATCCAAATACAAACCATAGCATTAAAGCTTTTGAAAATTTAGACTTAATTGTGGTACAGGAATTGTTTATGACTGCTACTTCTGAAATGGCTGATGTAGTGTTACCAGCTTCGTCATATTTTGAAAAGAACGGAACATTTACCAACGGCGAACGCCGTGTGCAAAGGGTAAATAAAGTTATTGAACCGATAGGCAACACGAAACCGGATGGCCAAATTATCATTGATATGATGCATAAGTTGGGATATGACCAGCCTACCGGACTTACCTATGATGCTGCCAAGGTTATTGAAGAAATTGCCGACGTAATCCCTTTTATGAAAGGGTTGACCTGGGAAGGACTGGGTAAAAACGGTTTGCAATGGCCCATAAAAGAAGATGGCACCGATACCAAGATGCTACATATAGATGGAGCATTTAAAAAGGGAAAAGGAAAATTCCATTATTTTGATTTTGAAGAATCTCCAGAAATTGTTGAACATGGAGCTAATTATCCTTTTATTCTTACTACTGGACGAGAATTAGAGCATTACAATTCTGGTACAATGACTAGGAGAACTGATAATCAAGATATTTTATCGAAAGATTATTTAGAGGTAAACCCAAAAGATGCTAAAATAAAAGGCATCACTAATGAAGATATTGTACGTATATTTTCAGACCGAGGTAGCGTAAACATTCCAGTTAAGATATCAAAAAATGTAAAAAAAGGAATTTTACGGACTACTTTTCATCAACCAGAAGTGTTTATAAATATTATAACAGGAAGTGTTGGTGATAAAGAAACTATGACTCCCGAATACAAAGTAGTAGCAGTTGATTTTGAAAAAGTTTAA
- the fdhD gene encoding formate dehydrogenase accessory sulfurtransferase FdhD, which produces MSTFNYEAFKFKGDTSKKIMDTLVVEAALQININDEAYTVVMRTPDNDMELIRGLLYAEDIYKNDEPIDFKVVEIQDNGFSIINLIIPKEKLGKGYLNKRTLLSVSSCGICGKQKIDDVKVTGAKFSDTSAITPLQLAKLFCMMQENQALFKKTGGSHAAAAFNKKLKLLSVREDIGRHNAVDKVIGTLLNNSTLKQASILLVSGRVSYEIISKAFIAGISTVVSVSACSSLAVDFAKEFGIKLIGFCRDENATYYT; this is translated from the coding sequence ATGTCCACTTTTAATTATGAAGCCTTTAAATTCAAAGGCGATACTTCAAAAAAAATAATGGATACGCTAGTTGTTGAGGCAGCTTTGCAAATCAATATCAACGACGAAGCTTATACTGTTGTAATGCGTACTCCCGATAACGATATGGAACTTATAAGAGGTTTGTTATACGCTGAAGATATTTATAAAAACGATGAGCCAATTGATTTTAAAGTAGTTGAAATTCAAGACAACGGGTTTAGTATCATAAATCTAATCATCCCTAAAGAAAAGTTAGGAAAAGGCTATCTGAACAAACGCACATTACTTTCGGTTTCATCATGCGGCATATGTGGCAAGCAGAAAATTGACGATGTAAAAGTTACGGGAGCCAAATTTTCAGACACTTCTGCAATAACGCCGCTACAATTGGCAAAATTATTTTGCATGATGCAGGAAAATCAAGCTCTTTTTAAAAAAACAGGAGGTTCTCACGCAGCAGCAGCTTTTAATAAAAAGTTGAAATTGTTATCGGTTCGTGAAGATATAGGTAGGCACAATGCGGTTGATAAGGTTATTGGAACACTACTTAATAACAGCACACTTAAACAGGCATCTATTTTATTAGTAAGTGGTAGGGTTTCTTACGAGATTATTTCCAAAGCATTCATTGCCGGTATCTCAACCGTAGTTTCAGTATCTGCTTGCTCATCTTTAGCAGTTGATTTTGCCAAAGAGTTTGGAATTAAATTAATCGGTTTTTGTCGTGATGAAAATGCTACGTATTACACTTAA
- a CDS encoding acetyl-CoA carboxylase carboxyltransferase subunit alpha gives MEYLDFEKPIQELEEQLLKCRIIGEESDVDVTETCEQIEKKLEKARTDIYKNLTAWQRVQLSRHPSRPYTLDFIKALTKGTFMELHGDRNVKDDKAMIGGLGKIGDQSYMFIGQQKGYNTKTRQYRNFGMANPEGYRKALRLMKMAEKFGIPVVTLIDTPGAYPGLEAEERGQGEAIARNIFEMTTLETPIISIIIGEGASGGAVGIGVGDRVYMMENTWYTVISPESCSSILWRSWDHKEEAAEALKLTAKDMKKQGLIDGIIKEPFGGAHSNRNETFAIVEKQIVKTYNELSKLTIKKLIKERMAKYEAMGVFNG, from the coding sequence ATGGAATATTTAGATTTTGAAAAACCTATACAAGAATTAGAAGAGCAATTGTTAAAATGTAGGATAATTGGGGAAGAGAGTGATGTTGATGTTACCGAAACTTGTGAGCAGATTGAAAAGAAGCTGGAAAAAGCCCGTACCGATATTTATAAAAACCTTACCGCTTGGCAACGTGTTCAATTATCTAGACATCCGTCAAGGCCTTATACTTTAGATTTTATTAAAGCTCTAACCAAAGGAACTTTTATGGAATTGCATGGAGATAGGAATGTGAAAGATGACAAAGCTATGATTGGTGGACTAGGTAAGATTGGAGATCAATCCTACATGTTTATAGGTCAACAGAAAGGCTACAATACCAAAACACGCCAATATAGAAATTTTGGAATGGCAAACCCTGAAGGTTATCGCAAAGCTTTGCGTTTAATGAAAATGGCTGAAAAATTTGGTATTCCTGTAGTCACGCTAATTGATACCCCAGGTGCTTATCCTGGCTTAGAAGCAGAAGAGCGTGGACAAGGAGAAGCCATTGCTAGAAATATTTTTGAAATGACCACTTTAGAAACGCCTATTATTTCGATAATAATCGGTGAGGGTGCTTCTGGTGGAGCTGTAGGAATTGGAGTAGGAGATAGGGTATATATGATGGAAAATACTTGGTACACAGTAATTTCACCCGAATCATGTTCGTCAATTCTTTGGCGTAGTTGGGATCATAAAGAGGAAGCCGCTGAAGCTTTGAAATTGACTGCCAAAGACATGAAAAAGCAAGGCTTAATTGACGGTATTATCAAAGAACCATTTGGTGGAGCCCACAGTAACAGAAATGAAACGTTTGCCATTGTTGAAAAACAGATTGTTAAAACCTATAATGAGTTGAGCAAGCTCACTATAAAAAAATTGATTAAGGAACGCATGGCAAAATACGAGGCTATGGGTGTTTTTAACGGATAA
- a CDS encoding phosphoribosyltransferase domain-containing protein — MERSIILNNSEIQHKIRRMAFQIYETNANQKEVVIAGIAHNGFVLAKKLKSILDDISPIKVIVCEVIIDKKKPLNPIETSLKESEYKNKSLILVDDVLNSGTTLMYAVKHFLEVPLKQFKTAVLVNRNHKKYPVKADFKGLSLSTSIQEHIALEIEGNKMIAYLD; from the coding sequence ATGGAGCGTTCAATTATACTTAATAATTCTGAAATACAACATAAAATTAGAAGAATGGCATTTCAGATTTATGAGACCAATGCCAATCAAAAAGAAGTAGTTATTGCCGGAATTGCCCATAACGGATTTGTTTTAGCAAAAAAATTAAAATCTATTCTTGATGATATTTCACCCATCAAAGTTATAGTTTGTGAAGTTATAATTGATAAAAAGAAACCATTAAACCCAATAGAAACCTCTTTAAAAGAAAGTGAATATAAAAACAAATCGTTAATCTTGGTAGATGACGTTCTAAATTCTGGTACCACGTTAATGTACGCAGTCAAGCATTTTTTAGAAGTGCCTTTAAAACAATTTAAAACAGCGGTTTTGGTAAATAGAAATCATAAAAAATATCCTGTAAAAGCTGATTTTAAAGGCTTATCCCTTTCGACTTCAATACAAGAACACATTGCTTTAGAAATAGAAGGAAATAAGATGATTGCTTATTTAGATTAA
- a CDS encoding shikimate kinase, whose translation MKIVLLGYMASGKSSVGKRIGKKLQLPFIDLDDYISEREQLTIPELFKTKGEIYFRKKETQFLKELLKNEDEFVLALGGGTPCYGNNMNIVNEFGISFYLKSSLQNSYKKLSKTKNKQKRPLVANISNNDLKEFIAKHLFERSPFYQQATHTILTDGKKKKEIVEEILLLVE comes from the coding sequence ATGAAGATCGTTTTATTAGGATACATGGCAAGTGGAAAGAGCAGTGTCGGAAAAAGAATAGGCAAAAAGTTACAATTGCCTTTTATTGATTTAGACGATTATATTTCTGAAAGGGAACAATTGACCATTCCAGAGTTATTTAAAACAAAAGGAGAGATTTATTTCAGAAAAAAAGAGACGCAATTTTTAAAAGAATTACTTAAAAATGAAGATGAATTTGTTTTAGCTTTGGGCGGAGGCACACCTTGTTACGGAAACAATATGAACATTGTTAATGAGTTTGGAATTTCTTTTTATTTAAAATCTTCATTACAAAATTCGTATAAAAAACTATCTAAAACTAAAAATAAACAAAAAAGACCGTTAGTAGCTAACATTTCCAATAATGATTTAAAAGAGTTTATTGCTAAACATTTATTTGAGCGAAGCCCTTTTTACCAACAGGCTACACATACTATTTTAACCGACGGAAAAAAGAAAAAAGAAATAGTTGAAGAAATTTTGCTATTGGTAGAATAA
- a CDS encoding carboxypeptidase-like regulatory domain-containing protein: MQKLIPILLLILMSASVVNGQNENEIVPRDSVKILKGKIIDVNDKTALQSAHIVNLNTAEGTITNTNGNFEIPAQANDTLHISYIGYQSIKLKITNDLLRGNELEIAIHEKTLDIDEVTVKAHNLIGVLEIDAKNVPMDKYSRIHIEGLPQTYEIGRPKGKDYAGVGAALFNPIDFWYNKFGKKPKELKKLKKLKEQDNSRDMMEEKFSREILMDYMDMSRKELDDLLKECNYSNSFVRKASDLQIIEAVLECYENYRAIKKGKVTKDKIRVNNQEKN; encoded by the coding sequence ATGCAAAAATTAATACCCATTTTACTGCTAATTTTAATGTCTGCCAGTGTTGTCAACGGTCAAAATGAAAATGAAATTGTCCCTCGCGATTCTGTCAAAATATTAAAAGGTAAAATTATAGATGTAAATGACAAAACTGCTTTACAAAGTGCTCATATTGTAAATTTAAATACTGCTGAAGGAACTATAACCAATACAAATGGCAACTTTGAAATTCCTGCTCAAGCCAATGATACTTTACATATTTCTTACATTGGTTACCAATCCATTAAATTGAAAATTACCAATGACTTACTAAGAGGTAATGAGCTTGAAATTGCTATACATGAAAAAACATTGGACATTGATGAAGTTACCGTAAAGGCTCATAATTTAATAGGTGTATTAGAAATTGATGCAAAAAATGTACCTATGGATAAATATTCGAGGATCCATATTGAAGGTTTGCCTCAAACCTATGAAATAGGCAGACCAAAAGGTAAAGATTATGCTGGAGTTGGAGCCGCACTATTTAATCCAATTGATTTTTGGTATAATAAATTCGGTAAAAAACCAAAAGAACTTAAGAAGCTAAAAAAGCTAAAAGAACAAGATAATTCTCGTGATATGATGGAGGAAAAATTCAGTAGAGAAATTCTTATGGATTATATGGATATGAGCAGAAAAGAATTGGATGACCTTTTAAAAGAATGTAATTATTCAAACAGTTTTGTAAGAAAAGCAAGTGATCTACAAATTATAGAAGCCGTTTTAGAATGTTATGAAAACTACCGTGCTATAAAAAAAGGCAAAGTAACCAAGGACAAGATAAGGGTCAACAATCAAGAAAAGAACTAA
- a CDS encoding prohibitin family protein: MSSNQLNLPKAILPIIFLVIIAIILFSKAFVTIEAGQAGVLWKRFGQGVVTDQPPMGEGFHIVAPWNKVYVYEVRQQEVFEKMDVLSSNGLDIKLDASTWFQPKYESLGKLHQEKSEQYIERILLPAIRSAARSVVGRYTPEQLYSSKRDAIQVEIYEETKKIVDNQYIQLNQVLIRDVTLPPTIKEAIERKLKQEQESLEYEFRLVTADKEAQKQRIEAQGKADANKILSASLTDKILQDKGIEATLELSKSPNSKVVIVGSSKDGLPLILGNN; this comes from the coding sequence ATGAGCAGTAATCAATTAAATTTACCTAAAGCAATTTTGCCAATTATATTTTTGGTAATTATTGCAATAATATTATTTTCAAAAGCCTTTGTAACTATAGAAGCGGGCCAAGCAGGTGTATTATGGAAACGTTTTGGACAGGGAGTTGTAACAGATCAACCACCTATGGGTGAGGGGTTTCACATTGTAGCACCTTGGAATAAAGTTTATGTCTATGAAGTAAGACAACAAGAAGTCTTTGAAAAAATGGATGTATTATCATCAAATGGACTTGATATAAAATTAGATGCTTCAACTTGGTTTCAACCTAAATATGAATCTTTAGGAAAATTACATCAAGAAAAAAGCGAACAATACATTGAACGTATATTGTTGCCAGCTATTCGTTCTGCAGCAAGAAGTGTGGTTGGACGTTATACACCAGAACAGTTGTATTCGAGTAAAAGAGACGCAATTCAGGTAGAAATTTATGAAGAAACAAAAAAAATAGTGGATAATCAATACATTCAATTAAATCAAGTGTTAATTAGAGACGTAACATTACCACCTACTATTAAAGAGGCTATTGAGAGAAAATTAAAACAAGAACAAGAATCTTTAGAATATGAGTTTAGATTGGTTACTGCTGACAAAGAAGCTCAAAAGCAGCGTATAGAAGCACAAGGTAAAGCAGATGCTAATAAAATACTAAGTGCATCCTTAACTGATAAAATACTCCAAGATAAAGGGATTGAGGCTACATTAGAGTTGTCTAAATCACCAAATTCAAAAGTGGTTATTGTAGGAAGTAGTAAAGATGGATTACCATTAATTTTGGGTAACAACTAA
- a CDS encoding cation diffusion facilitator family transporter translates to MAHDHGHHHDTGNIKVAFFLNLIFTIIEFIGGIYTNSLAIMSDALHDLGDSLSLGLSWYFQKLSNKGATKKFSYGYRRFSLLGAIINSIILVVGSVFIIKEAIPGLLDPQQADAKGMMWLAILGIIVNGAAVFKLKQGTSMNERVVSLHLLEDVLGWAAVLIASIVMQFWDVPILDPILSLLIAVFILFNVFKNIKETLRIILQGTPRKISIDEIRKQLKTMPEIDEIHDCHVWSLDGEYNLASLHVSLNNGSIPLKETYGLKRKIRKLMHNNFEIEHITIEFEPLDEDCGYKDEY, encoded by the coding sequence ATGGCACACGACCACGGACATCACCACGACACGGGCAATATTAAAGTGGCTTTTTTCTTAAATTTAATATTTACAATTATTGAATTTATTGGTGGTATTTATACCAATAGTTTAGCTATTATGTCCGATGCACTTCATGATTTGGGTGATAGTCTCAGTCTTGGTCTCTCCTGGTATTTTCAAAAATTGTCTAACAAAGGAGCTACAAAAAAATTTTCTTATGGTTATAGACGATTTTCTTTATTAGGAGCAATTATTAATTCCATCATTTTAGTTGTAGGTTCAGTTTTTATAATCAAAGAAGCCATTCCGGGGTTGCTTGACCCTCAACAGGCGGATGCTAAAGGAATGATGTGGTTGGCTATTTTAGGAATAATAGTAAACGGAGCAGCAGTTTTTAAGTTAAAACAAGGCACTTCAATGAACGAACGTGTAGTATCACTGCATTTGCTGGAAGATGTATTGGGTTGGGCTGCCGTACTTATTGCCAGTATAGTTATGCAATTTTGGGATGTGCCAATATTGGATCCCATTCTTTCACTTTTAATTGCCGTTTTTATTTTGTTTAATGTTTTTAAAAACATCAAGGAAACACTACGTATTATTTTACAAGGTACACCTAGAAAAATATCGATTGATGAAATTCGTAAACAACTTAAAACAATGCCCGAAATTGATGAAATTCATGATTGTCATGTCTGGAGTTTAGATGGCGAATATAACTTAGCTTCACTACATGTAAGTTTAAACAATGGTTCCATACCTTTAAAAGAAACATATGGCTTAAAACGAAAAATTAGAAAATTGATGCACAATAATTTTGAAATAGAACATATAACTATAGAATTTGAACCTCTTGATGAAGATTGTGGTTATAAAGATGAATATTAA
- a CDS encoding VWA domain-containing protein, with amino-acid sequence MTSNIILLIILAAIIALMMAFFQYYYKNKSRTKVNILLTFLRFFSIFSLLVLLINPKIKSTITEDVKPQLNVLVDNSTSVAYAKADDKVNAYVNQIKTNTALNDKFDVNSYAFADNLYTQDTFAYNISETNITNPLQKLNLMHKDNIAPTILITDGNQTKGANYAYYKAKNPIYAVVLGDTLQYDDLRINQINVNSYANLNNNFPVEVFVQFKGTQNVSNTFTIKQNGNIIFKKLLTFSNVQASQKVQFNLKAKAVGVQNFTCTIAPLSNEKNTINNQKNFSIEVIDEQAKILVLSEVNHPDIGMVRRSIATNKQHEVIIENNLNKKYQYKDYQLVMLYQPNNKFNNIVEDIEIAKANVFFITGSDTDWNFLNKAQPFFTKNSLSKIENYVPIFNSDYNEFITEDINFSDFTPLEVYFGELKFKVPHQTILYQSVLNFKTENPLLATFSLNDRRGAILLGSNSWKWRMQNYVSQNSFEQFDNFFNKLIQYLSSNKKYNRLEVDYQPFTYANQNVLIKAQFFDATYVFDNSASLVLSLTNKDTKENLKIPFTLNNNHYEVILNNLKSGDYNFSVQTEDKSNSKYGSFSVLSYDIEQQLSTANTKDLKLLAESSNGLFTHIDRIDTLIDSLLEDERYKIVQKSEEHTQSLIDWKWLLALTLLFLTLEWFIRKYYGKI; translated from the coding sequence ATGACTTCAAATATTATTTTATTGATAATACTAGCCGCCATCATAGCCTTAATGATGGCTTTTTTTCAGTATTATTATAAAAATAAGAGCCGCACTAAAGTCAATATATTATTGACGTTTTTACGTTTTTTTTCTATATTTTCTTTACTAGTTTTATTGATAAATCCTAAAATAAAATCAACTATTACTGAGGATGTAAAACCACAGTTAAATGTGTTGGTTGATAATTCAACTTCTGTAGCCTATGCAAAAGCAGATGATAAAGTCAATGCATATGTAAATCAGATAAAAACTAATACCGCCCTTAACGATAAATTTGATGTTAATAGTTATGCCTTTGCAGATAATTTGTACACTCAAGACACTTTTGCTTACAACATTTCAGAAACCAATATTACAAATCCGCTTCAGAAACTGAATCTGATGCATAAGGATAATATTGCACCCACCATTTTAATTACTGACGGTAATCAAACAAAAGGGGCTAATTATGCTTATTATAAGGCAAAAAACCCAATTTATGCAGTAGTATTAGGTGATACTTTACAATATGATGATTTAAGAATAAATCAAATAAATGTAAATTCTTATGCCAATTTAAATAATAACTTTCCAGTTGAGGTTTTTGTACAGTTTAAGGGCACTCAAAATGTTAGCAATACTTTTACGATAAAGCAAAATGGAAATATAATATTCAAAAAGTTACTGACTTTTTCTAATGTACAAGCATCACAAAAAGTTCAGTTTAATTTAAAAGCTAAAGCAGTTGGTGTGCAAAATTTTACATGTACCATTGCTCCGTTATCAAATGAAAAGAATACGATTAATAATCAAAAGAATTTTAGCATTGAAGTTATTGATGAACAGGCAAAAATTTTGGTGTTAAGTGAGGTTAATCATCCTGATATTGGTATGGTACGTCGCTCAATAGCTACAAATAAACAACACGAAGTTATTATTGAAAATAATCTTAATAAAAAATATCAATATAAAGATTATCAATTAGTTATGCTATATCAACCGAATAATAAATTTAATAATATAGTTGAAGATATAGAAATAGCTAAGGCAAATGTATTTTTTATAACTGGCTCTGATACAGATTGGAATTTTCTTAATAAAGCTCAACCTTTTTTTACTAAAAATTCTCTATCTAAAATAGAGAATTATGTTCCCATATTTAATTCTGATTATAACGAATTTATTACCGAGGATATTAATTTTTCTGACTTTACTCCACTAGAAGTATATTTTGGAGAGCTAAAATTTAAAGTGCCACATCAAACAATTCTTTATCAAAGTGTTTTAAATTTTAAAACTGAAAACCCACTATTGGCAACGTTTTCATTGAATGATAGAAGAGGAGCAATATTACTTGGTAGTAACAGTTGGAAATGGAGAATGCAAAATTATGTATCTCAAAATTCGTTTGAACAATTCGATAATTTCTTCAATAAATTGATTCAGTATCTATCCTCAAACAAAAAGTATAACCGTTTAGAGGTAGATTATCAACCTTTTACTTATGCTAATCAGAATGTTCTTATTAAGGCTCAGTTTTTTGATGCTACTTATGTTTTTGATAATAGTGCGAGCTTGGTTTTATCATTAACCAATAAGGATACTAAAGAAAACCTAAAAATTCCTTTTACCTTAAATAACAATCATTACGAGGTTATTTTAAACAATCTAAAATCTGGAGATTACAATTTTTCGGTACAAACTGAAGATAAAAGTAATTCAAAATATGGTAGTTTTTCGGTTTTATCTTATGATATAGAGCAGCAATTATCAACGGCTAATACTAAAGATTTAAAATTATTGGCTGAATCCTCAAATGGACTTTTTACACACATTGACAGAATAGATACATTGATTGATAGTTTGCTTGAAGACGAAAGGTATAAAATTGTCCAAAAAAGCGAAGAGCATACTCAATCTTTAATTGATTGGAAATGGTTATTGGCTCTAACACTATTATTTTTGACTTTAGAATGGTTTATTCGAAAATATTATGGTAAGATTTGA